The genome window CCATGCGCTCGTTCTCGGGGTGTTCGTTCTTCAAAATCCTTTCAGTGCGTGCGCCGCGCCGTTGCCCGCGTTTCCAGGCGCCGAAGGCTTCGGCCGCTTTGCCACGGGCGGCCGCGGCGGAACCGTTTATCGTGTCACAAATACGAATGACTCGGGACCCGGGTCGTTTCGGGATGCGGTCAGTGTTTCCGGGCGCACCGTAATCTTCGACGTCGGCGGCGTGATTGATTACAAGGCGCCGCGCTACGCCCCCAAACCAAACATCACCATCGCGGGCCAGACCGCGCCCGGCGACGGAGTGACGCTTTACGGCAACGGCCTTTCCTTCTCGGGAGCGAACAACAATATCGTGCGATTCCTTCGCGTGCGGCAGGGAGTCAAGGGCGACAGCGGCACCGATGCGCTCGGCATTGCCAATGGTCACACGATGATCTTCGATCATCTCGCGGTGTCGTGGGGCCGCGATGAGACATTCTCCATCAGCGGCAATATCACAAATATCACGATCCAATCGACCATCATCGCGCAGGGTTTGCAGTCGCATTCCGCCGGCGGGCTGATCCAGACACCCGGGGGCGTAAGCATTTTGCGGAGCCTCTATGTGGACAACGACACGCGGAATCCAAAGGTGAAATTCAAGAACGAGTTCGTGAACAACGTCATCTGCAATTGGGAAACCATTGGCTACAACATGGGCGGCGATTCAGCGGGCGACTCGTTCGTGAACATGTTCAACAATTATTTCATTCGCGGTCCGGCCAGCAGTTCCACGGCGATCGGCGGAGGCAATCTGAACTTTCACATCTACGCTTCAAACAACTGGTACGACGGAAATCGGAATGGCATCCTCGATGGCACCGAGTTGCCGATCCCGAACTACGGTTCCATGGACCTTCAGTCCGTGCCGTTTCCGTATCCCGTAACGACAGCGTATTCGCCGCTCACCGCATTGAAGCTCGCCATCAGCGATGTTGGCCCATCATTTCGCCGCGACAGCGTCGATGAACGATTGATCACAGAACTGATTTCGTGGGGAACGCTGGGGGGTACGATTACATCCGAGTTGCTGCCGCCGATGAACGGCCCTGGAATTGTTCGCAATGGAACGCCTTATCCGGATTCCGACAACGATGGCATGCCTGACTTTTGGGAATCGGGGACCGGATCGAACCCAAACGTCGCGGACAACAACAGTGCCAGCCCGAGTGGAAGCGGATATACGCGGCTTGAGGATTACCTGAACTGGCTGGCGGAGCCGCATGGTATCGCGTTGATGAACACGAATGTTGTCATCGACCTGCGCCAGTTTACGCGCGGCTGGGTGGTGCTGAATCGAAACCCGGTTTGGAGCGCCGGCAACGCTGTGAATGGCAGCGTCGCCTTGATCAACGGCTGCTTCGCTCAATTCACTCCCGACCCAGGATGGCATGGCTCGGCAGGTTTTCAGTTCACGGTGAACGATGACGATGGTGAGCCGCTGACGCGAACGATGAACCTGCTTTTCACGCCTGCTGCTCAGCCGTTTCAATCCGTATGGCGGGGCGATGATATTGCGAACAAATGGAATCGGCTCGGGGATTTCAATTGGCACGACGGCATTTCGCTCATGTATCCGTTTCATGACGGCGATTCCGTGCTCTTCGATGACAACGGTTCGGTCAATCCCGCGGTGAGCATCGAGGGCGTGCTCCAGCCTGGATTCGTCACAGTTGACGCCGCGCGCCATTATGCGTTCGCAGGCAACGGGTCGTTGGGTGGAACAATGGCTCTTACGAAGAACAACTCCGGGACGCTTACCATTCAGAACGTGAACACCTATTCGGGCGCAACGACGGTGAGCAATGGAACGCTGCTCGTTCACGGCGCGTTGACTGCGAGTCCGGTCATGGTTCGCAGCCGCGGCACCATTGGCGGCAGCGGATCCCTTGGAAACGGGCTCACGGTTTTCAATGGCGGAAGCATTGTCCCTGGGAATGGCAATGGTGCGGCCGGAACTCTCACGATCACGAATGGACTCACGATGGCGGGCGGCGTAACGAATCGATTCGACCTCTCCGATGACGCTGCGGGCACCACGAAAACGAACGATGTTGTCGATGTAATCGGCGATCTGACCCTGTCAGGAGTGAACGCGATTCGCGTGAGCCTCCTGGACGGCGTGCCTGGAAATGGCGTTTACACGTTGATTCGTTACAGCGGCAACTTGAATGGCAGCCTTGCAAACCTTGTGATCTCAGGCGTGAGCGGGACGCTGACGAATCCGCCGGGATCGATCGCAATGGTTGTCGACGCGCAACGTCCGCCAGCGTTCCTCCTGTGGGCCGGAGACAACGTGAGCAACATCTGGGACGAGGGCACGAACGTCGTGTGGCTGAACGAAGGCGCGCCGGATCGTTTCTCGTTTCTCGACGAGGTTCTTTTCGACAACACAGGTTCCACCGCGCCATCGGTGAATCTCCACGGCGTGCTGGCGCCTGCCTCCGTGACCGTGGCAGCCGATGTTCATTACACATTCAGCGGCAGCGGGCGCATCAGCGGGACAACAGTCCTCGTCAAAACGAATTCCGGCACGCTGACGCTGAACACCACCAACGATTTCACAGGGCCGATGATCATCGGCGGCGGCGTGGTGTCCGTTGGACAACTTGCCAATGGGGGAGTGCCGAGCTCGATTGGCGCGGGCGGGGCGGATTTTGCAAACCTCCAATTGTTCAACAGCACCCTGCGGTACTCAGGCGCGACCGCATCGTTAAATCGCGGCGCCACGCTGTTCGGATCAGGAACGATCGAAGTCGTGAACGGTGGAGCAACCGTGACGTGGAACGGGACCAACACCGGTTCGGGGTCATTGATCAAGAGCGGGCCCGGAACACTGGCGCTTTCGGCTGGGAATTCCTACAGCGGCGGAACCGTGCTGAAGGCGGGGATGCTGGCGCTGAGCGGCCCGGCGGGCGGCGGAACCGTGACGGCCAACAACTACGCGATGGGCTCGGGCAGTGTCACTTTCCAGGGTGGAACGCTGAAGCTCTTCGGCCACGGCCTGGGCTTTTCGCCCAGCTACGGCACGTTCAGCCGGCCGATGATTGTCCCCGAGGGTGAAACGGGAACGCTTCTGACGCCGCCGCGTTACACCATGAGCGCTCCCCTCAGCGGTTCGGGCACCTTGAACCTCGAGGTGAATTATGTGCGCGGCACATTGAACGGAAAC of Verrucomicrobiia bacterium contains these proteins:
- a CDS encoding autotransporter-associated beta strand repeat-containing protein — translated: MSSTDPVIALGLRLFHALVLGVFVLQNPFSACAAPLPAFPGAEGFGRFATGGRGGTVYRVTNTNDSGPGSFRDAVSVSGRTVIFDVGGVIDYKAPRYAPKPNITIAGQTAPGDGVTLYGNGLSFSGANNNIVRFLRVRQGVKGDSGTDALGIANGHTMIFDHLAVSWGRDETFSISGNITNITIQSTIIAQGLQSHSAGGLIQTPGGVSILRSLYVDNDTRNPKVKFKNEFVNNVICNWETIGYNMGGDSAGDSFVNMFNNYFIRGPASSSTAIGGGNLNFHIYASNNWYDGNRNGILDGTELPIPNYGSMDLQSVPFPYPVTTAYSPLTALKLAISDVGPSFRRDSVDERLITELISWGTLGGTITSELLPPMNGPGIVRNGTPYPDSDNDGMPDFWESGTGSNPNVADNNSASPSGSGYTRLEDYLNWLAEPHGIALMNTNVVIDLRQFTRGWVVLNRNPVWSAGNAVNGSVALINGCFAQFTPDPGWHGSAGFQFTVNDDDGEPLTRTMNLLFTPAAQPFQSVWRGDDIANKWNRLGDFNWHDGISLMYPFHDGDSVLFDDNGSVNPAVSIEGVLQPGFVTVDAARHYAFAGNGSLGGTMALTKNNSGTLTIQNVNTYSGATTVSNGTLLVHGALTASPVMVRSRGTIGGSGSLGNGLTVFNGGSIVPGNGNGAAGTLTITNGLTMAGGVTNRFDLSDDAAGTTKTNDVVDVIGDLTLSGVNAIRVSLLDGVPGNGVYTLIRYSGNLNGSLANLVISGVSGTLTNPPGSIAMVVDAQRPPAFLLWAGDNVSNIWDEGTNVVWLNEGAPDRFSFLDEVLFDNTGSTAPSVNLHGVLAPASVTVAADVHYTFSGSGRISGTTVLVKTNSGTLTLNTTNDFTGPMIIGGGVVSVGQLANGGVPSSIGAGGADFANLQLFNSTLRYSGATASLNRGATLFGSGTIEVVNGGATVTWNGTNTGSGSLIKSGPGTLALSAGNSYSGGTVLKAGMLALSGPAGGGTVTANNYAMGSGSVTFQGGTLKLFGHGLGFSPSYGTFSRPMIVPEGETGTLLTPPRYTMSAPLSGSGTLNLEVNYVRGTLNGNWSAFTGLINVTALVADSEFRIANSSGYAGATLFLNNNVVITRSGSAITVEIGALGGTGGSRIGPGNSTSSGSSYRVGWNNEDATFAGRILADGANTVTKVGTGNWRLSGANTYSGGTIVSNGTLTVNNTSGSATGTGAVTVHAGATLAGAGSISGSTTVAAGAVLSPGDPVGTLKFTGSLSLNNGSLLELDLGTAGDLVTVGGALNANGVIHVRATNGFGPGTYTLFTSPAIMPGNLSVGSMPAGYSGVVNTQTPGQIRLVVTESVPPVMGNVSFANGQLIVTGSGSMGVKYRVLTSTNLTVAPSLWTPIFTNFVDASGSFQFTNSVSAPGGAYFRLELLP